From Ipomoea triloba cultivar NCNSP0323 chromosome 5, ASM357664v1, the proteins below share one genomic window:
- the LOC116020638 gene encoding ubiquitin-conjugating enzyme E2 5B-like — MYFSSCFDSFFISLALKTILGASLPVMATKRIQKELKELEKDPPASCSAGPVGSDMFHWQATIMGPADSPFAGGVFVVTIHFPPDYPFKPPKVSFKTKVYHPNINRNGSICLDILREQWSPALTISKVLLSICSLLTDPNPDDPLVPEIAHTYKNDKAKYEATARSWTQKYAMG, encoded by the exons ATGTACTTTTCGTCTTGTTTTGActcatttttcatttctcttgcATTGAAGACTATTCTTGGTGCCTCACTACCTGTTATGGCTACAAAGAGGATTCAGAAGGAACTAAAAGAGTTGGAAAAGGATCCACCTGCTTCTTGCAGTGCTG GACCTGTTGGCTCAGATATGTTTCATTGGCAAGCCACTATTATGGGCCCAGCTGACAGTCCATTTGCTGGTGGGGTGTTTGTTGTTACTATTCACTTTCCACCAGATTATCCCTTCAAGCCTCCTAAG GTCTCCTTCAAAACCAAAGTCTACCATCCTAACATCAATAGAAATGGTAGCATCTGTCTTGACATCCTGAGAGAGCAATGGAGCCCTGCCCTTACAATATCGAAG GTGCTGCTGTCCATCTGCTCCCTCCTGACTGATCCAAACCCGGACGATCCATTAGTGCCTGAGATCGCCCATACATACAAGAACGATAAAGCCAAGTATGAAGCTACTGCTCGATCCTGGACCCAGAAATACGCAATGGGTTAA